Within Cnuibacter physcomitrellae, the genomic segment AATTGTATCTGTTGCCTGGGGTGACCCCAACGGGATTCGAACCCGTGCTACCGCCGTGAAAGGGCGGCGTCCTAGGCCGCTAAACGATGGGGCCGTTCGCGACAACTCGACGAGTATGCCACATCGTCCGCCGCACTTCCAATCGAGGCCGCTCGGCCGCACCTCGACCAGGGCCGGCGACCCTCCTGCGGGTGCGGTCAGTTGCCGCCGACACCGCGTGGGCGACCGGGGATCCGGGGTCTCACCTGTTTGGATGCCGGTGTGCAGTGTGACGGAAGTGAACGATCGAGGCGACGTCGAGTGCCGCTGAGACGAGCGCTCCTGGGTGCCCTCGCCACGGCCGCCCTGGTGGTCGCGGGTGCGGTCGCGCTCCCCGGCGCCGCCTGGGCGGACGACTACCCCACGTGGGACGACGTCAAGAACGCGCAGGCCGACGAGCAGGCCAAGCAGGCCGAGGTCACGCGCATCCAGGGTCTGCTCGACGGGATGCGGGCCGAGGTCGCCGCCGCGCAGGCGCTGTCGCAGCAGCGCGGCGAGGAGTACAACCGGGCTCAGGCCGCCTTCGACACCGCCGCCTACAAGGCCGACGAGCTCGAGACGCAGGCCGCTGAGGCGCAGCAGCGCGCCGATGCGTCGAACCGGCAGGCGGGACAGCTGGCCGCCCAGCTCGGGCGGGCGGGCAACAGCGACCTCACCGTCTCCCTCCTCGCGGGTGGCGGCGCGTCCGGGTCCGGCGATCTGCTCTACCAGCTCGGCACGATGTCGATGCTCACGTCGAAGACGTCGCAGATCTACGCGCAGGCGGAGCAGGACAGCAACACCGCGGCCGCGCTCTCGGCGCAGGCCGAGATCGCCCGCGCCGAGCTCGAGGCGCTCGCGGCCGAGGCCCAGCGGCTGCGCGACGAGGCGGTGAGCGCGCAGCAGGCCGCCGAGTCCGCCCTCGCAGAGCAGCAGAACCACGAGGTCGAGCTGCAGACGCAGCTCCAGGTCCTGACGGAGAACCGCCAGGCGACCGAGGCCGACTACCAGAAGGGCGTCGAGGCGCGAGCCGAGGCAGCGCGTCAGGCGATGCTCGCCGGCCTGCCCACGCTTCCCTTCATCGCGGCGAGCGGATGGGCCAGCCCGTTCCCGGGCGGCTACTCGTCCGACGAGTACGGGATGCGCGTCAACCCCGTCTCGGGCGCGTACCTCATGCACTCGGGCATCGACCTGGTGGTGAGCGGCGGATCCTGCGGCGTGCCCGTCTACGCGGCGGCCGAGGGGATCGTCGAGTACGCCGGCTGGAACGGCGGCTACGGCAACTTCGTCGAGATCGACCACGGCGGCGGCATCTCCACCGGCTACGGGCACAACACGAGGCTCCTGGTCGGGGTCGGCGCCTACGTCCAGCCCGGCCAGCCGATCGCGCTCGCGGGCACCACGGGCAACTCCACCGGATGCCACGTGCACTACGAGGTGCGCCAGAACGGCTCCGGGATCAACCCGCGTCCCTTCATGCAGGCAGTAGGAATCGAGTTCGGATGACGATCACATCCCCACCCCCTCCGTCCCCGGTCCGCTCCGGGTCGCGTTCCGGTCGCTCGCGGTCCGCAGGACTCCCGCTCGGGCGCTTCCTCGCCGGCATGGTGCTGGCCGCGTCGATCGTGGCGGTCGACGTGCTCCGCGGCGAGACCGGTGCGCGGGCCGTCGACTACCCGTCCTGGGAGGACGTGCTCGCCGCGCGCGGCAACGAGGCCGCCAAGAGCGCGGAGGTCACACGCATCCAGGGCCTCATCGCCCAGCTGCAGGACGAGGTCGCCGCCGCCCAGGCGCTGGCCATCCAGCGTGCGGACGAGTACTCGGCGGCACAGGACGCGTACGACACCGGGGTGTTCCGGGCAGGGGAGCTCTCCACCCAGGCCGAGGAGGCGCGTGCCACGGCGGAGGCGTCGAACCGCCAGGCGGGTCTGCTCATCTCGC encodes:
- a CDS encoding M23 family metallopeptidase: MPLRRALLGALATAALVVAGAVALPGAAWADDYPTWDDVKNAQADEQAKQAEVTRIQGLLDGMRAEVAAAQALSQQRGEEYNRAQAAFDTAAYKADELETQAAEAQQRADASNRQAGQLAAQLGRAGNSDLTVSLLAGGGASGSGDLLYQLGTMSMLTSKTSQIYAQAEQDSNTAAALSAQAEIARAELEALAAEAQRLRDEAVSAQQAAESALAEQQNHEVELQTQLQVLTENRQATEADYQKGVEARAEAARQAMLAGLPTLPFIAASGWASPFPGGYSSDEYGMRVNPVSGAYLMHSGIDLVVSGGSCGVPVYAAAEGIVEYAGWNGGYGNFVEIDHGGGISTGYGHNTRLLVGVGAYVQPGQPIALAGTTGNSTGCHVHYEVRQNGSGINPRPFMQAVGIEFG